From the Lysinibacillus fusiformis genome, the window TAATTACGAAGAAATTATTATTGGAACACCTGAAGTATTACAAAAAATTAAGTGCAAAATCAAAAATAGTTATAAGCATGCGTATGAAGATTTGCATATAGATAAAAAGAATGCTAATCCCAATCAAATTGAATTGAAAAACATTATTAATGATATATTTGACTATGATAATTTTCAAAAAGTAAAAAAAACAATGTGGGATGCATACCAATTGACTAAGGCTTTAAATGTTACTATCTGTCCTTACTGTAACCGTTCATTTACTACTACTCATTTAGGGGAGGATGGTAAAACACGTCCTACTTTAGATCATTTTTATAATAAGTCTAAATATCCTTATTTTGCTCTTTCAATTTATAATTTAATACCGAGTTGCTACGTATGTAACTCCTCTTTTAAAGGTGATAAGGATTTCAGTATTGATAGTCATTTACATCCGTATATAGAAGGTTTTGAAAACCATGCAAATTTTACACTGATTTTAGATGAAAATGATCCCAAAAATTTATTGCTAGGTAATTTTGAAATAAAATTGAATATAGAACAGGGTAGCCAATATAAAGATAAAATACTAAATAACGAGAAAGTTTTCCATTTAACAGAGTTGTATGATTCTCATCATGATTATATTTATGAATTAATTAATCAAAGTGTTATGTATTCAGATTCAAATATTAAGCAACTGACCAGCCTACCATTATTTGAAAACGAAAGTGAAATTCGTAATATGCTTTTGGGGTTTAATGGAGATGTTAATGTAAATTCTAGTAATAAAGTATTGTCAAAATTAATGAAAGATATTTCTGATGAATTAGGTTTGTCTATAACTTAATAAATTGATTTAAATATTGATTTAAATGGGACTGGAACGGAAAGAGCTTTTTAGTAAACAAATAGAGCTTGTTATTTGGTGAAAATTGGACAATTTAATATTGATGGAACGACTTCAGTACGACGTTTGAGACTATTGGCTTAAGTAGCGCTCGCGGAAAGCGTCCCTGGGACAAAATTCATTTGTTCTAAGAAACTAAAAAACGCACCATTTTCTCGCAATGAAAAAAATGGTGCGTTTCTCTTTTTTACTAGGAACTTTTAGTAAACAACATGATATTAGTAAAGTTGTTGGTTACTGAGGGAAATTAAAAATAATTTTTTGCTCTTTTTCACCCCATGTAAGATGTGCATTAAAAGTCTTTTCTACTTTTTTAAATCCTTTAATCAAGTCTGTTTCACCTGAGGCCAAGAGTTTTTTCATATTTGTGTGTGAAATGGTTTTACCTAGGATTTTCTTTGAAACCGAGAATTTACAATTAGCTGTTTTATAATTTGAACACCCATAAAAAGTGCCATGATCTATGATTGACCCTTCGCAAAGGATACATTTCCCAACAACTGTTTTTTCTTTTTTATATTTTTTATTATATGGATTATTTGCAGTGATTTTATCTACTACATTTTGATTAAATGCCCATTCCTTTTCACGCTTGTTAGCATCTGAAATCAATTTGTCAGCAAGCTTTTTTATTTGTTCCATAAATGCTTTAGGAGAAGCGTTGCCGTCACCTATTTCAGATAGTCGTTGCTCCCATTTGGCTGTCATGGAAGGGGACGTTAAGATACTTTCACCCAGTGCCTCAATTAGTAATATACCTTTAGTCGTTGCAAAGACTTGGTTTTTCTTAACTTCGATATAGTTTCGATCTTTTAATGTACCAATAATTCCAGCGCGTGTAGCTTCAGTACCTAATCCTTCCGTTTTCGATAAGACCTTTTCTAATTCTACATCTTCCAAATGTTTACCAGCTGTTTTCATTACGGTAATCAAATTACCTTCAGAATAACGATTTGGTGGTTGGGTTTCACCTTTCTTTACGTTCGCTTTCGCAACGATACCTTGCTCATTTTCATGTAATGGGGGGAGCAGTTCATCTTTGTCTATAGGTGAGTTATCTTTAGAATGATAAATAACCTTACGCCAACCTTCTTCCATTAGCACTTTGCCCTTAGAGATAAATTCTGCACGTTTATCGACAAGGGAATGAATCGTTGTGTAAGAAAATATGGCATTGTTGTAATGTGCTGCAATGACTTGTCTTGCAACTAAATCATAAATCTTTTCTTCTTCTGTACTTAGCTTTGCTACGTCTGGTATTTGCTCTGTAATAATAATTGCATGGTGATCGGTTACTTTTTTGTCATTCACATATCTTTTATTATTCATAATTGTACTTGTCGGTGGCGGAAGAAGACCTTTATATTTATTAATTTTACTTAAATGCTCTAGTATCTTTGGTAGTGTTTTTGCTTCTTCATTCGTTAAAAATTGTGAATCAGATCTTGGATAGGAAACTACGCCCTTTAAATAAAGTTTTTGCAAAATATCCAGTGTATTTTGTGGTGAGAATTTATAGGCCTTGTTTGCTGTAGCTTGTAATGCAGATAAGTTGAATAACAATGGAGGAGCGTATTCCTTTGTTTCTCTTTTAATACTATTAATTTCCACATTTTTATTGATACAGAAATTAGCAATCGCAATAGCTTGTCGTTCCTCTTGAACCCTTGAAATGTTATCTTTATGCCATTTTGCTTTTAACATTTTTCCATCAAAATTAAACTCTGTTTCCACTTCCCAAAATGGTTCTGATTTAAAATTCGCAATTTCATGTTCTCTCTTTACTATTAGTGCAAGTGTAGGTGTTTGTACACGACCAATTGAAAATACATCTTTCACGCCATTTCGTTTGAGGAGTACCGTGTATAATCTGGATGTGTTGATGCCAATTAGCCAGTCTGCACATGAACGACTTAGTGCTTCAAAATATATATCGCGTGTTTTCTCTTCTGGTAGTAAATTTGCAAACCCGTTTTTTACAGCGTTTTCTGTTAAAGATGATATCCATAGACGTTTCATCGGTTTATGAACACCGCATACTCTTAAAATGGTGCGGATAATCAATTCACCTTCACGCCCAGCATCACCACCAATAATGATTTCTTGAATGTCTGGTCTTTTTACTAAACTTTTAATCACATTAAATTGTTTATACTTTGACTTAGTCACTTTATATTCAAATCGATCTGGAATAATCGGTAATGTATCTAATGTCCATTTTTTCCATGTAGGATTATATTCTTCAGGGGCTTTCAGTTCACATAGATGTCCAATCGCCCATGTTATTAGTGCTCCACCTGGAAAGTAAGTATTTGGCTTCACTTCAAAATAACCAGATTTTTTTGTAAAAGAAAAAGGGGCAGCTAATTTTGCAGCTTGGTCTGGTTTTTCTGCAATTACTATTTTCATATACTCTTCTCCTATTAATAATAATTACAACTTCTTGTATTATAATTATAAATGAAATTTCAATATTACGGTTATTTTAATATTGTGTCCATCTTTTACTAGAAAATCTAGTTATGTTGACTAATAATTTGGACTTTTATACATATTAATTAGGTCCAAAATAATTAAGTCCATTTTTATGTAGATAACGTACCGATTCACAGCTTATTACACATTAGGAAAAAAACTAACGGAAAAAAACATTCATGATTTATGTAAGAGTGGGAAAACAGCTGTGATGAAAGGCTTTAAATCAAAGAATGGCAAACAATTTAATGCGGCACTTCGTTTGGTAGAAGGAAAGATTGAATTTGAGTTTAATGAAAAGTAAAAGCGGATATTTTAGCTGGAAGTATCGTTTTTGAAGGTTATCTCCATTCAAAGGACTTCCAACATGCTATCCTATTTTTATGCGATAGTTAGCTATTTAAGCGAATAAATCACCTGAAATTACAAAAGGAGTAATGTGATGACGACTATTAAAGAAATTGGAAGCTTATGTATTACGGATAGTGATGGATACATTATAAATCATGCAGATTGGCATAAAATCAACCCTATTTTTCTGCCTGTCATCAACGATGTGGTTCATACGTATCGCACCCTTCTTCAAGATGACCTACATAGCATATACATAAGGGGATCGATTCCAAAAGGTATAGGTATTGAAGGAGTAGCTGACTTAGACACAATAGCGATTACCAAGCAAAACCCTAATAAACAGCAGTTGAAGCGGATAAAAGAAGTAGAACAAGCATTAACTCAGAACCATCCTTGTGTAGACGGGATTGAGCTAAGTGTATTCTGCAAAGAAGCTATTTTCAATACGGCATCTTTTTCAATCATTAGTTTCATCCTCCAAACCCATAGTATATGTGTGTTTGGAGAGGATGTAATACCTCAATTACCAAGATATAAAGCGAACGAAGCTTTAGCGAATGACCACCTTATTCATTTACAGGGGCAAATAAAAAATGCCTGTGATGACCTTCAAGATAATTCGGATCGTGAGGATATAAAGGATTGTTGCAAGTGGATTATGAAAATTATAGTAAGAGCAGGACTTGCACTTGTCATAACGAAGGAAAACGCCTATACAAGGGATTTGTACCCCGCTTATAAACGGTTTTCGAAATATTTCCCTGACAAGGAAAGCGACATGAGAAGGGCACTTGAATATGCGATAACACCCACAACAGATACAAACGTATTGTTATTGTTTTTAAATGAATTTGGCGCGTGGATGGTTAGTGAAGCTGATAAATGGTTACATTTCTATAACCCTACTAGAGAATTAAACATGAAAATCGTATAACTTCCCAGACAAATAGAAAAAGGTAATCACCTATGCGTTGTGATTACCTTTTTTTGTTAAATGAAAATTTTGTGTTCTGCTTTATCTTTCAAAAGGGTTGTTAATATAAGGGCCTTTAATGGTAATACGCATTAACTGGGTCGCCATAAATTTGGGTGTATAGGGCATATCATTTTCTAGCCACCAGACAATTACTTCAAGAAAGGCAGCGGCATAAAAACGGACGGCCATTTCGCGGGGCACGGTCAGCTTTTGATCGTCAGGCTCCATACTTTGAATGCCGCTTGAGATAAAATTGATAATAATGTCTTTAAGGCCATCAGAGAAGTAAGGGATATTTTTTTCCGTGAGATACACCTTGTATAGCTTATTATTCAGCGCTATTTGTTCAAATAAATGCATAAATGTCTCGTGAGGTTGGTCATAATTCTTTAATAAATCAAAGTCCTCCTTCTCTTCAAAGGTTGGATGGATACTACTTACAAGCTCATGTAAGGTTTCTTCTGAGCTTTGATAAAGAAGGTCTAGTTTATCACGGTAATGTAAATAAAAAGTGGCACGGTTTAACGTAGCCCGTTGTGTAATATCTTGTACCGTAATTTTTTCATAGCCTTGTTCATCAATTAATTCCACGAGTGCATCTCTTAATAACTGGCGCGTTCTGATGACGCGAGGGTCCATTTTTTTCGACATTTTTAAGCTCCTTGTATTAAATTTTCTATTTTAACAACAGTTCGATTGCGAGTGTTGTGAAAGCGTCATAATGGGCTTCTATGTTGTTTGCCCTTTTTCAATAGCGAGTTATAATTATATTAACGACACGGTGTCGATAATACAACTAGTTGTTAACGTGTTCACGAATTGTTCATTTATATAGAAGGAAGGAAGTTTTATGATGGGTCGTTTAAATGGGAAAGTAGCAATTATTACAGGAGCAGCAATGGGAATGGGAGCTTCGGAAGCAAAACTATTTGCACAAGAAGGAGCAAAGGTCATTGCAACAGATGTACAAATCGAGCCATTGAATAATTTAGTAAAAGAAATTAAAGAAAATGGTGGAGACATTATTGGTCTTCAACATAATGTTACTTCTGAGGATGAGTGGAAAGCGGTGATTGCGGAGGCTGTAAAGGCATATGGCAAAGTGGATATTCTTGTCAACAATGCAGGTGTTTCATCACCAAAAACGATTGCCAACATGGAAATGACTGAATGGAATAAAATCATGGACATTAACCTGAATGGCTGTATCATTGGCATGAAATATGTGATTCCTGAAATGCAAAAAGCTGGCGGCGGTTCAATTATCAATATTTCTTCCATCGGTGGGATTGTAGGAATGGCTGGTACAAGCCCTTATACAGCAGCAAAAGGTGCGCTTCGTGTCCTTTCTAAATCGGCTGCGATTGAATATGGCAAAGATAAAATTCGCGTGAATTCTGTTCACCCAGGCATTATCGTAACACCAATGACAGCGCCTACGATGGAAGAGGGCGGTGCATTGCCATACTATCAAGCTTACACACAACTACCGTACTTCGGTGAACCTGAAGATGTAGCATATGGCGTAGTGTTCCTAGCATCAGACGAATCTCGCTTCATGACAGGCGCAGAGCTCGTAATCGATGGCGGCTGGACAGCTATTTAATCGAATAGTAACAACAAAACTAGGCTTCACTTGATGTGAGCCTAGTTTTTTATATGGATGAGGGTGAATACCCGCGAATCGAGTGAAGATACACGCGGTGGAGACGTGAATACCCGCGAATCGAAGGGAAATACACGCGGTAGAGAGGCGAATACCCGCGATTGACCGTTAAATCCTCGATAACGAGCGAGAAACCTCATAAATAAAAGAAAAATCCCTGCTGAAGGAATCCTTGATACATACAAAATAGCACAGACATAGTGGATATTTGTGCATATCATAAATGGAGTAAGCGTTTTCTTCATTATATAGAAGAAAGTCAAAAACAGAAAATTTCACGATTATGTGAACGTCACGAAAAAAAATTCACAAAAACCTTAACTATTTCATGTGAAATCCGTATAATAAATCAAACAGTAAGAAAATTGTCCATATTTCTCGATAAATTGCGTGAATTTTTTAAATTGTATTGACGTAGGAAACGATAATTTGTACACTGTGTACAGTCAATTGTTTTGTGGAGGAATACAATTAATTTGAAAAAGTTAGGATTTGATAGATATGATCGTGTGTAAATTTGGTGGAACATCTGTAGCAAGTGCAGAACAAATACAAAAAGTAGCAAACATTGTAAAATCTAATCCGGCACGTAAGATTGTTGCCGTTTCAGCACCAGGGAAACGTTCTGGTGACGATATAAAAGTAACAGACCTATTAATACAATTAGCAAATGCAGCGTTACAACAAGAGAATACAGAGGAAAAATTGCAAACTGTTGTGGATCGTTTTAGAGCGATTGCAGATGGTTTGGGGCTTGATGATGCCATTTGTGATGTAATCGCAGAAGATTTACGTGAACGTGTACAAGGTGACAAAACAAATGTGGAATTATTCATCGATAGTATTAAAGCAGCAGGTGAAGATAATAACGCCAAGCTTATTGCCGCTTACTTTAATGCCATTGATATGCCCGCACGCTATGTCAGTCCTAAAGAAGGTTTAGTAGTCAATGACTTACCCGAAAGAACCTTTGCATTACCTGAAGCGTATGCTAATTTAGCCCCTTTAAAAGACACAAAAGAAATTATTGTGTTCCCAGGGTTCTTCGGTTACACTAAAGCGGGCGTATTGCGAACATTTGACCGCGGTGGCTCTGATATTACAGGCTCCATTTTAGCAGCAGCCGTTGAAGCGGAGCTTTATGAAAACTTTACGGATGTGGATTGTGTGTTCTCCGCGAATCCGAAGGTTGTCAATGATCCAGTGGAAATTAAAGAAATTACGTATCGCGAAATGCGCGAATTATCATATGCAGGCTTTTCAGTGTTCCATGATGAAGCGTTAATGCCTGTCTACAAGATTGGGGTGCCCGTTAACATAAAAAATACAAATAATCCAACAGCCCCAGGTACACGTATTGTACCAAGCCGTCCTGCAACAGGTCGTCCAGTTACAGGTATTTCGGCAGACAGTGGCTTTTCAACTTTATATGTCTCTAAATATTTGATGAATCGTGAGGTAGGCTTTGGACGTAAGCTCCTCCAAATTTTAGAAGATGAAAATATTTCTTATGAACACACACCATCTGGTTTAGACGATATTTCTGTCATCATGCGTTCGAATCAACTAACACCAGAAAATGAAGCACGCATTATTAGTCGTGTGAAAGAAGAGCTACATGCAGAGTATGTAGAAATGCGTCACGGTTTTTCTATGATCGTGATTGTGGGCGAAGGGATGCGTCATAACACAGGATTAGCTGCCCGTGCTGCCACAGCCATTTCAAAAACTGGCGCAAACATTGAAATGATCAATCAAGGTTCTTCTGAGGTGAGCCTCGTGTTTGGGGTCCTTCAGGATTATGAAAACCGCATTTTACAAGCGTTATATGAAGAGTTTTTTGCCCATGCAAAAGCATAATGACACAATCATCACTAATCCAAGTGCTTCTTGCTTGGATTAGTGTTTTCTTTTTGCTGAGAATACGGTAAAATCGAGGGCGTACATAGTTGGGAGGGTTTTTCGTGAAGAATTTAACAATTGGTATGCTTTTTTCAATTATCGGGATACTTTTTGTCTGTTTAACGATTATGGATATTTTACCATCATCGACAAAAACAATGAAAATTGTTTACATCGGCATTGGGTGGGTCTTTATTATTATCGGCTCCGTGATCCGCTTTAAGAATCTCAAACAAAAACAGCAATAACACTTTGAAAATGGAATTGTGACAATAGCCAAAGTTATGATACAATTTCAAAGAAAATAAATAATTTGAGTATTATGAAGTTGTTATTCTGTACAAATGTTCAGAAGGTTCAAATTTTAATAAAGAATCGACCGTACAAATTCTTCTTTGTAAGAATTTGTTTTTTTATGTTCCGTGACAACTTTATCGCGAGGAGGCGATTGATTGCCTATACTTACTAAGGATTGCATTCATATTTTTGACGATTATGTTGCCCTTCAAACGGCTTCACCCATGAAGGTTGTATCCTCAGCCATGCATAACCCAGGCTTTGGTCAATATACGCATCTCATGAATCGAACAGTGCCCATTACCTATGATGAACGACAACCACATCAGGAATTACAGCGATTTTTGCAGGCACAGCACTTTCCACATGACAAGACAGTGGCTATGATGACGGCTGTCCAAGCCAAGTTTGCGACCATTCGTGACTTTACATATGAGGGAATCCACCTTGTCATTATGATTACCGCAGGGCTTGGCAATGCGGTGGATATTACTCGTGCTTTTCATCGGGAGGAGCAGTACCATGCAGGCACCATCAATACATGGGTGCTGATCAATGGCAAGCTGTCTGATGAAGCACTATTTCAGGCGATGATTTCAACAACGGAAGCTAAGGTGAAGGCGTTAGTGGATGAAGGTATTACAGACCCAACGACAGGCACGCAAGCTACAGGTACATCTACCGATAGCTTGCTCATTGCCTCGACAGAAGAAGGGGACTACCATCAATATGCAGGCCCCATCACCATGCTTGGCAAGGTCATTGGCTATGGCGTTTATGAAACGATGTGTGAGGCGGTTAGAAAATATAAAAAAGATAAAGAGGAGCGGTCTAAATGATAGCTATCGTGATTGCCTGTATCATAGGGCTTATTTTTGATTTAGTAGTAGGGGACCCTCCGAAGCTTCCTCACCCTGTACGCTGGATTGGACACTTGATTCAATCGCAAACAGCTTTATGGAATAAGGGCAAATGGCGCAAACTACGCGGAACAGTGATGGCACTTGCTGTTGTTGGCACAACCATGTTTGTGGTGACACTGATTTTACTGCTAAGCTATCAGGTGAGTATTATTTTTGGCATCCTAGTAGAAGGGCTTCTGATTGGCATTGGACTCGCACAGCGTAGCTTGAAGGAGGCGGCGATGGCTGTCTATGAGCCCCTTGTCAAAGGCGATTTTTCCGAAGCCCGTGTTAAGCTGTCATGGATTGTCGGACGTGATACAGACAAACTGGGTGAGGACGAAATTGTGCGTGGCGTGGTAGAAACGGTTTCTGAGAATACAAGTGATGGGGTGACAGCTCCACTCTTTTATGCCTTTTTATTTGGAGCCATTGGTTTATGGGGCTATAAGGCTGTCAATACATTGGATTCGATGGTTGGCTATAAAAATGAGCAATACAAAGACTTTGGTATGTTTTCAGCCAAGCTGGATGATGTACTGAATTTTATTCCAAGTCGTATCACAGGCTTACTGATCGTGCTGGGTACGAAAAATGAAACAGATCGTTCGCTTGGCAAGCGCTTAAAGCGTTGGGCACAGGACGCGAAGAAGCATCCAAGTCCAAACAGTGGCTATTTAGAGGCAGCGACGGCTGTGCAGCTTGGTGTACAGCTAGGTGGGAAAAATATGTATAAGGGGGTTGTCTCTCATCGAGCGATTATGGGCGAAAAATTAGTTCCATTAACGAAGGAGCATATTGCAACGTCCATTATTCATATGCGTATTGCCACAGTCCTCTTTACGCTTGTCATGCTAGCAGTGAAGGTGTTAATTTATGCGGTTACCTAATCACGGAGCAAATCCGCACAATGTTTATCAGCAATTAGGCTTAACGATGCCTGAGGTGGTGTATGATTTCAGCGAAAATGTCAATGCGGCAGGGCCACCATCCTTTGTGGAGGCACGTTGGCGTACTTTTTATCCGCTAATTCAACGCTATCCCGATCCAGATGGGGAGCCTTTTTTAACGAAGGTCGCTGCTTTTCATCAAGTAGCGAAGAATACGATTTTACTAGGCAATGGGGCTTCCGAGCTTTTTAGTGTGCTAGCAAGACGCTATGCCAATAAGCATGTCATTATTGTGCATCCGACTTTTTCAGAATATGAGCGAACATTGTGTGCTGCAGGTGCTACCATCGTGCCCATTGTCGTGACGGATTTTATCGATTACACATTGCCATTAGAGCAGCTAAAACAGGAAATGGTGAAGGCAGACGCTGTTTATCTTTGTACACCTAATAATCCGACTGGTGTCCTGCCGAAAAAGGAAGATTTACTTGCTTTAATAGCACACGGGGCAGCTGTTCACTGTGAGCTTGTTATCGATGAAGCCTTTATGGATTGGGTAGATGAGGCACATTCGCTGATTCAGTTTAGTGCACAAAACCCACATGTTATTGTCGTTCGTTCGATGACTAAAATGTATGCGATTCCAGGTTTACGACTTGGCTATTTGGTCGCACATGCTTCTATAGTGAGCGCCTTAAAGGACATGCTGCCACATTGGAATTTAAACGCCTTTGCTCTTGTCATTGGGGCAAGCTGTTTAGATGAACAGCGCTATTGTCAGCAAGCAATTAGCTATGCGACAGCGCAAAGAGAATGGCTGCATCGTTATTTACAAGAAAACGGCTGCCAAGTAACCAACAGTGTCACGAATTATGTGTGCTTCTCATTACCAAAAACACAGCAAGCGGACGCCTTTTTCACCTACTGTTTAGCACAGGGTGTTGTCCTGCGTCATACGAAAAATTTTCAAGGTTTACAGGGTGCATGGTTCCGTATTGGTATAAAAGATATGGCGGCCATGACCTCTTTACATAATTGTCTACAAGCTTGGTTTAATGCAAATAAGGGGAGAGAAAAGTGACAACTTTTTATCTAGTAAGACATGGGGAAACACAATGGAATCAGGAGCATCGACTACAGGGATGGCTGGACTCTCCATTAACGGAAAATGGTAGAGCAGCGGCTGAAAAACTTCACAAGCAACTGCAACAGATCCCTTTTGCTGCTGCTTATTGTAGTTCAAGTGGTCGTGCAAGAGAGACGATGGACATTTTGACGACTGATCGCAAGCTGCCTATTGCCTATGAAGATGATTTACGTGAGATCTATTTAGGGAAATGGCAGGGGCAGACAATCGAGGACATACTGGCGACACATAAGCTTGATTATGAGCTATATACGAACTACCCTGCGCAGTTTGTGGCAAGCCATACAGAAAGCTTTGGAGCTGTGACAGAAAGAGCGATGTTTACATTAAAAAAAATAGCAGCACAACATCAGAATGAAACAATTCTCATTGTCTCCCACGCTGTAACGATTAAATGCATCATCAACGCTATTTTACAGCGCAGCATCAGTGAGCTGTGGGCGGCCCCATACATTCATGGGACAAGTGTCACCGTGATTGAACGGCAAGGTCAACAATGGCTTGTGAAGGATATTGGCAATCTACATCATTTACAATAGGAGGTGTCCCACATGCCACTCATTTTTATTACAGGTGGTGTTCGAAGTGGTAAATCCCATTTTGCTGAGCAAACAGCGCTTCAGCATTACGAGGCGCAGTCGAGTACAGCGAAACGCTTGCTCTATTTGGCTTCTGGCATTGCCTTAGATAGTGAAATGGAAAAAAGAATCTTACGTCATCAGGCAGATCGCCAGGCACAGCCTATTCAATGGCTGACGGTGGAGGCTCCCTATGCGATTTCTGACGTATTTGAGACACTCCAGGATGGAGATGTGGTGCTGTGGGATTGTGTTACAACTTGGCTGACCAATGCTTTTTACGAAGGCTATGACAAGGGGACACCCTGTTTACAGCAGCCTGGTTGTTTAGCTAATAAGCTGCAGGTCGTCAAGCAGGCTATCCAGTCACTACTGAAGAAGGACGTGACTTTTTTTGTTGTATCCAATGAACTGTTTGATGAGCCACCTTATGCTAGTGATGAGGTAGAACTATATCGACGAACGCTCGGACAATTCCATCAATGGTTCGTTGCAATGGCACAGGAGGCCTATGAAATGAACTACGGCATTGTGAAGAGATGGAAATAATCAAGAAGGAAGGCAAGACGATGAAAAATTTTTGGCATAGCCTGCTACTGGCATTTCAATTTTTTACGGTTTTGCCAGTACATAAAGAGCTACCATTAACAAGATCTACCATCACAGGCATGTTCGCTTGCTTACCATGGATAGGCGCTTTGATGGGGACGACGGTGGCAGCCGTGCTCTATAGTCTTACGCAGTGGACAGCAAGCAGTGAAGTCATGCTAGCTTTTATTGTGATAGGGCTATTTGCCTTATGGACAGGTGGTTTGCATTTGGATGGCTTTATTGATATGGGCGATGCTTATTTTTCCTATCGAGACCGAGAGAAACGATTGGAGATTTTAGATGACCCTCGTGTGGGAGCGTTCGGGGTATTGTCTGTAGTGTTTTTATTAATGGGGAAATTTGTTATTCTACATGAGCTTTTTGTGCAGCAGAAGTTCGCCTTGTGGATGGTGCTATTCGTTCCTTTTTTAACAAGGGTCGGCATGAGCTTTTATTTCATGTCACTCCATTGCTCGAAGGAAAAAGGTCTTGCCTATTTTTTTAAG encodes:
- a CDS encoding HNH endonuclease, whose translation is MIKLNAIDQKYLDKHLNYFKGKCHPKLQEYLKKPLTIGRKEFLYFLNNNYEEIIIGTPEVLQKIKCKIKNSYKHAYEDLHIDKKNANPNQIELKNIINDIFDYDNFQKVKKTMWDAYQLTKALNVTICPYCNRSFTTTHLGEDGKTRPTLDHFYNKSKYPYFALSIYNLIPSCYVCNSSFKGDKDFSIDSHLHPYIEGFENHANFTLILDENDPKNLLLGNFEIKLNIEQGSQYKDKILNNEKVFHLTELYDSHHDYIYELINQSVMYSDSNIKQLTSLPLFENESEIRNMLLGFNGDVNVNSSNKVLSKLMKDISDELGLSIT
- a CDS encoding DNA topoisomerase III, encoding MKIVIAEKPDQAAKLAAPFSFTKKSGYFEVKPNTYFPGGALITWAIGHLCELKAPEEYNPTWKKWTLDTLPIIPDRFEYKVTKSKYKQFNVIKSLVKRPDIQEIIIGGDAGREGELIIRTILRVCGVHKPMKRLWISSLTENAVKNGFANLLPEEKTRDIYFEALSRSCADWLIGINTSRLYTVLLKRNGVKDVFSIGRVQTPTLALIVKREHEIANFKSEPFWEVETEFNFDGKMLKAKWHKDNISRVQEERQAIAIANFCINKNVEINSIKRETKEYAPPLLFNLSALQATANKAYKFSPQNTLDILQKLYLKGVVSYPRSDSQFLTNEEAKTLPKILEHLSKINKYKGLLPPPTSTIMNNKRYVNDKKVTDHHAIIITEQIPDVAKLSTEEEKIYDLVARQVIAAHYNNAIFSYTTIHSLVDKRAEFISKGKVLMEEGWRKVIYHSKDNSPIDKDELLPPLHENEQGIVAKANVKKGETQPPNRYSEGNLITVMKTAGKHLEDVELEKVLSKTEGLGTEATRAGIIGTLKDRNYIEVKKNQVFATTKGILLIEALGESILTSPSMTAKWEQRLSEIGDGNASPKAFMEQIKKLADKLISDANKREKEWAFNQNVVDKITANNPYNKKYKKEKTVVGKCILCEGSIIDHGTFYGCSNYKTANCKFSVSKKILGKTISHTNMKKLLASGETDLIKGFKKVEKTFNAHLTWGEKEQKIIFNFPQ
- a CDS encoding topoisomerase C-terminal repeat-containing protein, whose amino-acid sequence is MTYRFTAYYTLGKKLTEKNIHDLCKSGKTAVMKGFKSKNGKQFNAALRLVEGKIEFEFNEK
- a CDS encoding nucleotidyltransferase; its protein translation is MTTIKEIGSLCITDSDGYIINHADWHKINPIFLPVINDVVHTYRTLLQDDLHSIYIRGSIPKGIGIEGVADLDTIAITKQNPNKQQLKRIKEVEQALTQNHPCVDGIELSVFCKEAIFNTASFSIISFILQTHSICVFGEDVIPQLPRYKANEALANDHLIHLQGQIKNACDDLQDNSDREDIKDCCKWIMKIIVRAGLALVITKENAYTRDLYPAYKRFSKYFPDKESDMRRALEYAITPTTDTNVLLLFLNEFGAWMVSEADKWLHFYNPTRELNMKIV
- a CDS encoding TetR/AcrR family transcriptional regulator — protein: MSKKMDPRVIRTRQLLRDALVELIDEQGYEKITVQDITQRATLNRATFYLHYRDKLDLLYQSSEETLHELVSSIHPTFEEKEDFDLLKNYDQPHETFMHLFEQIALNNKLYKVYLTEKNIPYFSDGLKDIIINFISSGIQSMEPDDQKLTVPREMAVRFYAAAFLEVIVWWLENDMPYTPKFMATQLMRITIKGPYINNPFER
- a CDS encoding glucose 1-dehydrogenase, with protein sequence MGRLNGKVAIITGAAMGMGASEAKLFAQEGAKVIATDVQIEPLNNLVKEIKENGGDIIGLQHNVTSEDEWKAVIAEAVKAYGKVDILVNNAGVSSPKTIANMEMTEWNKIMDINLNGCIIGMKYVIPEMQKAGGGSIINISSIGGIVGMAGTSPYTAAKGALRVLSKSAAIEYGKDKIRVNSVHPGIIVTPMTAPTMEEGGALPYYQAYTQLPYFGEPEDVAYGVVFLASDESRFMTGAELVIDGGWTAI
- a CDS encoding aspartate kinase, with the protein product MIVCKFGGTSVASAEQIQKVANIVKSNPARKIVAVSAPGKRSGDDIKVTDLLIQLANAALQQENTEEKLQTVVDRFRAIADGLGLDDAICDVIAEDLRERVQGDKTNVELFIDSIKAAGEDNNAKLIAAYFNAIDMPARYVSPKEGLVVNDLPERTFALPEAYANLAPLKDTKEIIVFPGFFGYTKAGVLRTFDRGGSDITGSILAAAVEAELYENFTDVDCVFSANPKVVNDPVEIKEITYREMRELSYAGFSVFHDEALMPVYKIGVPVNIKNTNNPTAPGTRIVPSRPATGRPVTGISADSGFSTLYVSKYLMNREVGFGRKLLQILEDENISYEHTPSGLDDISVIMRSNQLTPENEARIISRVKEELHAEYVEMRHGFSMIVIVGEGMRHNTGLAARAATAISKTGANIEMINQGSSEVSLVFGVLQDYENRILQALYEEFFAHAKA
- a CDS encoding adenosylcobinamide amidohydrolase — protein: MPILTKDCIHIFDDYVALQTASPMKVVSSAMHNPGFGQYTHLMNRTVPITYDERQPHQELQRFLQAQHFPHDKTVAMMTAVQAKFATIRDFTYEGIHLVIMITAGLGNAVDITRAFHREEQYHAGTINTWVLINGKLSDEALFQAMISTTEAKVKALVDEGITDPTTGTQATGTSTDSLLIASTEEGDYHQYAGPITMLGKVIGYGVYETMCEAVRKYKKDKEERSK